In Anguilla rostrata isolate EN2019 chromosome 1, ASM1855537v3, whole genome shotgun sequence, a genomic segment contains:
- the rnf144aa gene encoding probable E3 ubiquitin-protein ligase RNF144A-A, with translation MTTARYRPTCDLALDPLVSCKLCLGEFPLEQMTTISQCQCVFCTLCLKQYVELLIKEGLETAISCPDSACPKRGHLQETEIECMVATEIMQKYRKLQFEKEVLLDPCRTWCPSSTCQAVCQLKETDAALPQRVQCAVCSLEFCSACKIRWHPGQACQENQPITAFLPGETSSFYKADEDDAPIKRCPKCKVYIERDEGCAQMMCKNCKHAFCWYCLESLDDDFLLIHYDKGPCRNKLGHSRASVIWHRTQVVGIFAGFGLLLLVASPFLLLATPFVLCCKCKCSKGDDDPLPT, from the exons ATGACCACCGCCCGGTACCGTCCCACCTGCGACCTGGCCCTGGACCCCCTCGTGTCTTGCAAACTGTGCCTCGGCGAGTTCCCGCTGGAGCAAATGACCACCATCTCGCAGTGCCAATGTGTCTTCTGCACGCTG TGCCTGAAGCAGTACGTTGAACTCCTGATCAAAGAGGGCCTCGAAACCGCTATTAGCTGTCCAGACTCTGCCTGTCCAAAAAGGGGGCACCTACAAGAAACTGAG ATTGAGTGCATGGTTGCCACGGAAATAATGCAGAAGTACAGGAAGTTGCAGTTTGAGAAGG AGGTGCTGCTGGACCCTTGCCGGACCTGGTGCCCGTCTTCGACGTGCCAGGCGGTGTGCCAGCTGAAGGAGACGGACGCGGCGCTGCCTCAGCGGGTGCAGTGCGCCGTCTGCAGCCTGGAGTTCTGCTCAGCCTGCAAGATCCGGTGGCACCCGGGCCAGGCGTGCCAGGAGAATCAGCCAATCACCGCTTTCCTGCCTGGAGAGACGAG ctctttcTATAAGGCAGATGAGGATGACGCTCCGATCAAGCGGTGTCCTAAGTGTAAGGTTTACATCGAGAGGGACGAGGGGTGTGCCCAGATGATGTGCAAGAACTGCAAGCACGCCTTCTGCTGGTACTGCCTGGAATCGCTGGAC GACGACTTCCTCCTGATCCACTACGACAAAGGGCCGTGCCGGAACAAGCTGGGCCACTCCAGAGCGTCCGTCATCTGGCACAGGACGCAG GTGGTGGGCATCTTCGCGGGTTTCGGGCTCCTCCTGCTGGTGGCCTCGCCCTTCCTGCTCCTGGCCACTCCCTTCGTCCTGTGCTGCAAGTGCAAGTGCAGCAAGGGGGACGACGACCCCCTGCCCACCTAA